A genomic stretch from Desertifilum tharense IPPAS B-1220 includes:
- a CDS encoding CHASE2 domain-containing protein, with amino-acid sequence MPKDKKRSFGPTPNHPPRRLHRYPALLSRLAQWSSLISESFHSDLRALAIAALSSSILLLGIRHLGWLQPLELSAYDQIIRLRSPDPPDPRILIVTITEQDIQAYNRWPLSDGHIAQLLQKLQAMQPRVIGLDLYRDVRYEPGHEELRAALQAENVIAITKLPDPETIGVPAPPGVPPERVGFNDLLLDPDGITRRSLLYGTLKGKPILSFSLLAATSYLKHEGITLSTTPDYQIQLGETIFHRLESNSGGYQTLDAQGYQTLIHYRSGQAVAHQVSLTQVLYGRMQTQWVKDKVVLIGTTAPSGKDLFNTPYSFAAQDNPKMPGVIVHAQILSQILSATLDDRPLHGWWDEKMDVAWILLWSGVGMAIGWGSRHPLGQAIGILTALGVIILTGVGLGMGSFPGANQPLWIPIGAPILAVGLTSSTVLVARGYAASRQQKVVMKLLGQNTSPEVAQALWKSRDHLIKSGTLPGQKLTATMLFADIKDFSTISEQMPPEKLLIWLNELLSVMTTEVMQHHGIVNKFTGDGIMAVFGVPFARTTEAEIARDAQRAVACALTIGEALQQLNETWQKCHLPLVNLRVGIFTGPIVAGSLGGKDRLEYGVIGDSVNTASRLESCEKHRQPSSCRILIAQETLNYLNHQFVVEAWGSFALKGKQQMVEVYRVIGLSERATLNSSRSSDDIKIDGDPEQPSNSLSLS; translated from the coding sequence GGCGTTGAGTTCCAGTATCCTACTTTTAGGCATACGACATCTAGGATGGCTGCAACCGTTAGAACTCTCAGCCTACGACCAGATTATCCGACTGCGATCGCCAGACCCCCCCGATCCGCGCATTCTAATTGTCACCATTACCGAACAAGACATTCAAGCCTACAACCGCTGGCCCCTCTCCGACGGACATATTGCCCAGCTTCTCCAAAAACTCCAAGCCATGCAACCCCGCGTCATTGGCTTAGACCTCTATCGAGATGTGCGCTACGAACCGGGCCATGAAGAACTCCGCGCCGCCCTGCAAGCCGAGAACGTCATTGCAATTACTAAACTGCCCGACCCAGAAACCATCGGCGTTCCAGCGCCCCCTGGAGTCCCTCCAGAACGAGTCGGTTTTAATGACTTGCTGCTCGATCCCGATGGCATTACGCGCCGGAGTTTGCTCTATGGCACGCTGAAGGGAAAACCCATTCTTTCTTTCTCGCTACTGGCTGCAACCTCCTACCTGAAGCACGAAGGCATTACCCTTTCCACCACACCCGATTATCAAATCCAACTGGGCGAAACTATATTTCACCGCTTAGAAAGTAACTCTGGGGGGTATCAAACCCTTGATGCTCAAGGGTATCAAACCCTCATTCACTATCGTTCCGGTCAAGCGGTTGCCCATCAAGTCAGCCTCACCCAAGTCCTTTACGGTCGGATGCAAACCCAATGGGTGAAAGATAAGGTGGTTTTGATTGGCACCACTGCCCCTAGCGGTAAAGATTTATTCAATACCCCCTATAGTTTTGCCGCCCAAGATAACCCCAAAATGCCGGGAGTCATCGTTCATGCCCAAATTCTCAGCCAAATTCTCAGCGCGACACTCGATGACAGACCGCTGCATGGTTGGTGGGATGAGAAAATGGATGTTGCCTGGATTCTGTTGTGGTCGGGCGTGGGAATGGCGATTGGTTGGGGTTCTCGGCACCCGCTTGGACAAGCAATCGGCATTTTGACAGCTTTGGGCGTCATTATTCTAACGGGTGTCGGTTTGGGGATGGGCAGTTTCCCCGGAGCGAACCAACCCTTGTGGATACCGATTGGCGCACCGATTTTAGCGGTGGGTTTAACCAGTTCAACGGTTCTGGTGGCGCGAGGCTACGCCGCTAGTCGGCAACAGAAGGTTGTGATGAAGCTGCTTGGGCAAAATACCTCGCCAGAAGTTGCTCAAGCCTTGTGGAAAAGCCGCGACCATTTGATTAAGTCGGGCACGCTGCCCGGACAAAAGCTGACGGCGACGATGTTATTTGCGGATATTAAGGATTTCAGTACGATTTCTGAGCAAATGCCCCCCGAAAAGCTCTTAATTTGGTTAAATGAGTTACTCAGCGTGATGACAACTGAGGTGATGCAACATCACGGGATTGTGAATAAATTTACCGGCGATGGGATTATGGCGGTGTTTGGCGTTCCCTTTGCTCGAACAACGGAAGCTGAAATTGCCAGGGATGCTCAACGGGCGGTTGCCTGTGCCTTAACGATTGGCGAAGCGTTGCAACAGTTGAATGAGACCTGGCAAAAGTGCCATTTGCCGCTGGTGAATTTGCGGGTGGGAATTTTTACCGGCCCGATTGTGGCGGGAAGTTTGGGCGGAAAAGATCGTTTGGAGTATGGTGTAATTGGGGATAGTGTGAATACGGCTTCGCGTCTAGAAAGTTGCGAGAAACACCGCCAGCCGAGTAGTTGTCGAATTCTAATTGCTCAAGAGACGCTCAATTATCTCAATCATCAATTTGTGGTGGAAGCGTGGGGAAGCTTTGCGCTCAAAGGCAAACAACAAATGGTAGAAGTCTATCGGGTCATTGGTTTATCTGAGAGGGCGACTCTCAACTCTTCGCGCTCCAGCGATGATATTAAGATTGATGGAGATCCGGAACAACCCAGCAATTCCCTGAGTCTAAGTTAG
- a CDS encoding DUF928 domain-containing protein encodes MSQWSQNSGQIAIIQKNVARQGLINMRYFASRSMLFRVGLASCLSAVLGWSLPAIALEQLNLPDNLGLPGRREGGGTRSPCLIQDSPHIQAIVPKSLVGKTASANPTFYVYIPPNTAQGAEFGIEDANGKELYSQTIQQSITSGIISFNLPPEQMAQLQPGQDYYWYFQLICDANINQGIGSRDDFAEGWIHRVELDESFQRTLAQTAPRDRINLYAKEGLWYELLDTLAQLRRDATTDTPQAEAEWASILRHEQVQLNELVQQPLVACCTPNAERPATSRR; translated from the coding sequence ATGTCACAATGGAGCCAAAACTCAGGTCAGATTGCCATTATTCAAAAGAATGTTGCTCGCCAAGGATTAATTAATATGCGTTATTTTGCATCGCGCTCAATGCTCTTCCGAGTGGGTTTAGCTTCCTGTCTCAGTGCTGTTTTAGGGTGGTCGCTTCCGGCGATCGCTCTCGAACAATTAAACTTACCGGATAACCTGGGTTTGCCCGGTCGTCGGGAAGGCGGGGGCACCCGCAGTCCTTGTTTAATTCAAGATAGCCCTCACATTCAAGCGATTGTCCCGAAGTCCTTGGTGGGAAAAACAGCCTCTGCTAATCCCACATTTTATGTTTATATTCCCCCCAATACGGCTCAAGGTGCTGAATTTGGGATTGAAGATGCCAACGGTAAAGAACTTTACTCCCAAACCATCCAGCAATCGATTACCTCTGGCATCATTAGTTTCAATTTACCGCCAGAACAAATGGCTCAGTTGCAACCCGGTCAAGATTATTATTGGTATTTTCAATTAATTTGTGATGCCAATATTAATCAAGGGATTGGCAGTCGGGATGATTTTGCTGAAGGCTGGATTCATCGCGTTGAACTTGATGAATCGTTCCAGCGCACCCTGGCACAAACTGCGCCGCGCGATCGCATTAACCTCTATGCTAAGGAGGGACTCTGGTACGAACTGCTCGACACCTTAGCTCAACTGCGACGCGATGCCACAACCGATACCCCCCAAGCTGAAGCTGAGTGGGCCAGCATTTTGCGTCACGAACAGGTGCAACTCAATGAGTTGGTACAACAGCCCCTGGTGGCGTGTTGTACGCCCAATGCCGAACGCCCTGCAACTTCCCGACGCTAG
- a CDS encoding DUF928 domain-containing protein produces MPQHPYKTSIKVGGLTVLCLFLLASYPLQALADLEDIPDVGLPGRRVGGGTRDGCYGSPKVLQALTPPSHLGRTIKSNPTFFVYLPPHNAESAEFVLEDTSDRVVYKTRVPISGSTGIVSISLPTESNRSLLEVNQLYRWSFQLLCPSARDEIAYGDHIDGWIKREAATLVLERQLTAMSPRDRATRYAGLGLWYDTLETLAQEIRTSANPQLRDDWKSLLTSVGLTEVAEEPLASCCSMQ; encoded by the coding sequence ATGCCTCAACACCCCTACAAAACCTCCATCAAAGTGGGTGGTTTAACTGTGCTTTGCTTATTCTTGCTTGCCAGTTATCCCCTGCAAGCGTTGGCTGACTTAGAAGATATTCCAGATGTGGGGCTGCCAGGACGCCGAGTGGGGGGAGGAACGCGCGATGGTTGCTACGGTAGCCCGAAGGTGCTGCAAGCGCTGACACCTCCTTCTCACTTAGGTAGAACGATCAAATCGAACCCGACATTTTTTGTTTATCTTCCTCCCCATAATGCCGAGAGTGCGGAATTTGTCTTAGAGGATACATCCGATCGGGTAGTTTATAAAACGCGAGTTCCTATCAGTGGCAGTACGGGAATTGTCAGTATCTCGCTACCTACTGAGTCAAATCGCTCGCTGTTAGAAGTGAATCAACTCTATCGCTGGAGCTTTCAACTGTTGTGTCCGTCTGCAAGAGATGAGATAGCTTACGGCGATCATATCGATGGATGGATAAAACGCGAAGCGGCAACGCTGGTTTTAGAGCGCCAGCTAACAGCAATGTCTCCTCGCGATCGCGCCACTCGTTATGCTGGATTGGGGCTGTGGTACGATACCCTGGAAACTTTGGCCCAAGAAATCAGAACCTCTGCCAATCCTCAACTGAGGGATGATTGGAAAAGTTTGTTAACCTCTGTTGGCTTAACAGAAGTTGCTGAAGAACCTTTAGCCTCTTGTTGCTCAATGCAATAG
- a CDS encoding RNA-guided endonuclease TnpB family protein — protein sequence MEKAYSYRFYPTQEQESLLRQTLGCVRLVYNRALAERTAAWYERQERIGYAQTSSMLTGWKKQDDLQFLNEVSCVPLQQSLRHLQTAYTNFFAGRAKYPNFKKKRNGGSAEFTKSAFKWKNGKVFLAKCLEPLNIRWSRQLPKGVEPSTVTVRLNPAQQWYISLRFVDPRDLTLKPVNQAVGLDAGITSLVTLSTGEKVANPKHFNQRYQQLRQAQKALSRKQKGSRNREKARLKVARIQAGIANSRKDHLHKLTTRLIRENQTIAVESLVVKNMVKNHKLARAISDAGWGEMVRQLEYKVKWYGRDLVKVDRWFPSSKCCGNCGHVVERLPLSVREWDCPKCGTHHDRDVNAAGNILRQCGLGVSPSRTTAVAVGHTVSVCGATVRPEESKSWTAGAKKQKPKS from the coding sequence ATGGAAAAGGCTTACAGCTATCGATTCTACCCCACACAGGAGCAAGAGTCGCTACTTCGGCAGACTCTAGGATGTGTCAGGCTGGTCTACAATCGTGCCTTAGCCGAACGAACAGCCGCATGGTACGAAAGGCAGGAGAGAATCGGATACGCCCAAACCTCTTCGATGTTGACGGGGTGGAAAAAGCAAGATGACCTCCAGTTTTTGAACGAGGTGAGCTGTGTTCCATTGCAGCAAAGCTTGAGACATCTGCAAACCGCCTATACCAATTTCTTTGCAGGTCGGGCGAAATACCCCAACTTTAAAAAGAAGCGCAATGGAGGCAGTGCAGAGTTCACCAAGTCAGCTTTTAAGTGGAAAAACGGCAAAGTGTTTTTGGCGAAGTGCTTGGAACCCTTGAACATTCGATGGTCTAGACAGTTGCCGAAAGGCGTTGAACCCTCTACGGTTACAGTGAGATTGAATCCGGCCCAACAGTGGTACATCAGCTTGAGATTTGTTGACCCTAGAGATTTGACATTGAAGCCTGTCAATCAAGCCGTTGGGTTGGATGCTGGAATCACCAGTCTGGTCACGCTGAGTACAGGTGAAAAGGTTGCTAATCCCAAGCATTTTAATCAGCGTTACCAGCAACTGCGTCAGGCGCAAAAAGCGTTGAGCCGCAAACAGAAGGGTTCTCGAAATCGAGAGAAAGCGCGGCTGAAAGTCGCCCGAATTCAAGCTGGAATTGCTAATTCCAGAAAAGACCATTTGCACAAGCTGACGACTCGGTTGATTCGTGAAAATCAAACGATTGCCGTTGAGTCGTTGGTGGTGAAAAACATGGTCAAGAATCACAAGCTTGCCCGTGCCATCAGTGATGCGGGATGGGGTGAGATGGTTCGACAACTGGAATACAAAGTCAAGTGGTATGGTCGAGACTTGGTAAAAGTTGACCGATGGTTCCCCAGTTCTAAATGCTGCGGAAATTGCGGTCACGTTGTTGAACGATTGCCGTTGAGTGTCCGGGAGTGGGATTGTCCGAAGTGCGGGACTCACCACGACCGAGATGTAAATGCGGCTGGTAATATCTTGAGGCAGTGCGGTCTTGGGGTCTCCCCAAGTAGAACAACTGCCGTGGCTGTAGGACATACAGTGTCAGTCTGTGGAGCGACCGTAAGACCAGAAGAGAGTAAATCTTGGACGGCAGGTGCTAAGAAGCAGAAACCTAAATCGTGA
- a CDS encoding Rpn family recombination-promoting nuclease/putative transposase, whose translation MLVYKLPQASREEIATMLGLTDLKQTRFYQDAFADGQEVGREEGREEGRQAAKIELIQPLADQGISPQNIAQILKLSLDEVEKVLQGSDR comes from the coding sequence ATCCTTGTATATAAACTCCCCCAAGCTAGCCGAGAGGAGATTGCGACTATGTTAGGACTCACTGATTTAAAACAAACCCGCTTCTACCAAGATGCGTTCGCGGATGGTCAAGAAGTCGGTCGTGAAGAAGGTCGTGAAGAAGGCCGTCAAGCAGCCAAAATTGAGTTGATTCAACCTCTGGCTGACCAAGGCATCAGTCCCCAAAATATTGCTCAAATCTTAAAGTTATCCTTAGATGAGGTGGAAAAAGTCTTGCAAGGCTCAGATCGGTAA
- a CDS encoding response regulator has translation MKKPSISVLLIDDQPTVGEAVRRMLASEEDICFHYCSDPIEAFQLASETSPTVILQDLVMPDIDGLLLLRFFRANAATRKIPMIVLSVKEEPQLKAKAFEAGANDYLVKLPDGVELIARIRYHSEAYISRLQRDEAYLAIQESEQRLRTVLENMPVMMMAFDAEGNVIVWNRECERVTGYASSEIVGKRHLKELLERGNPISEHSQVKELTTLGWEAAQSLPQFIPTASEWEVPCKDGGSRIIAWSNISDRFQVPGWAGWGIGIDITERKKAEISLEREYQQLRQIIRNAPTAMALFDTEMRYLAYSNQWAISLKIEGKEIFNRCHYEVVPDIKEEWKIVHQKALQGEFITQAEDRWYRADGTIHYSRWAVQPWYTPEGKIGGVVIVDNRIDELVEARESALAAARIKSQFLANMSHEIRTPMNGVLGMAELLLQTELETKPKEYAQTIRLSAEHLLNIINDILDFSKLEAGEMHLEQVNFDLHQCIEEVFGLLASQVEAKGLQLSHHLDRKVPQLLQGDPGRLRQILLNLVGNAIKFTHQGSVQLKTEFKAETDSTVTVYFSVIDTGIGIAQAEVIKLFRSFSQVDASTSRQYGGTGLGLAICKQLVVLMGGEIGVESEVNRGSNFWFQIAFRKASKEIETLQRSSLPEIALSLKEPGSIHPLKILVAEDNLINQTVTLNQLQMLGYSADFVSNGKEALDLLQHQDYDLVLMDCQMPVMDGYTTTQELRRYEGDRRHTIVIALTANAMLADREKCLASGMDDYLSKPIQQEDLARAIYHWTHNPSLTQLRSNGLLDKGSPPLAESDSTSSPSNATEALLSGESEISPIDRDRLERISRGKVAIQQRLLEIFLESATQDIEALQRAIVEQDYLQVERYAHRLKGSASNVGVPALAAIANQLETNARQQNLNSASDQLQALHSLLQQVEAYVPRLSVN, from the coding sequence TTGAAGAAACCTTCGATCTCGGTATTATTGATTGACGATCAACCGACTGTGGGCGAAGCAGTCCGTCGGATGTTGGCGTCAGAAGAAGACATTTGTTTTCATTACTGTAGCGACCCGATCGAAGCTTTTCAACTGGCAAGCGAAACTAGCCCCACCGTCATCTTGCAAGATTTGGTCATGCCAGATATTGACGGGTTGCTGTTGCTGCGCTTTTTCCGCGCCAATGCAGCAACGCGGAAAATTCCGATGATTGTTCTTTCGGTGAAGGAAGAACCCCAACTGAAAGCCAAAGCCTTTGAAGCCGGGGCGAATGATTACCTGGTCAAACTCCCCGATGGGGTAGAATTAATTGCCCGCATTCGCTATCACTCCGAAGCCTATATCAGTCGCTTGCAACGGGATGAAGCCTACTTAGCCATTCAAGAAAGCGAACAACGCTTGCGAACGGTGTTAGAAAATATGCCCGTGATGATGATGGCGTTTGATGCTGAGGGGAATGTGATCGTCTGGAACCGCGAATGCGAACGCGTCACCGGGTACGCATCCTCTGAAATTGTCGGAAAACGTCACTTAAAGGAATTGCTGGAACGCGGAAACCCAATTTCCGAGCATTCCCAGGTGAAAGAACTGACGACCCTAGGGTGGGAAGCCGCTCAAAGCCTGCCTCAGTTTATCCCCACTGCCTCAGAATGGGAAGTCCCGTGCAAAGACGGCGGATCGCGCATTATTGCCTGGTCTAATATTAGCGATCGCTTTCAAGTTCCTGGTTGGGCAGGTTGGGGAATTGGTATTGACATTACAGAACGCAAAAAAGCCGAAATTTCCCTAGAACGCGAGTATCAACAACTGCGCCAAATTATTCGCAATGCTCCTACAGCAATGGCATTATTTGATACTGAAATGCGCTACCTTGCCTATAGCAATCAGTGGGCAATCAGCCTCAAAATAGAAGGAAAAGAAATTTTTAATCGCTGTCATTATGAGGTGGTTCCCGACATTAAGGAAGAGTGGAAAATCGTTCATCAAAAAGCCTTGCAAGGCGAATTTATTACTCAAGCTGAGGATAGATGGTACCGTGCAGATGGTACCATTCACTACTCGCGATGGGCCGTGCAACCCTGGTATACCCCAGAAGGCAAAATTGGGGGCGTCGTCATCGTTGATAATCGCATTGATGAATTGGTTGAAGCCCGCGAATCTGCCCTAGCAGCAGCCCGGATTAAATCTCAGTTCCTCGCCAACATGAGCCATGAAATCCGCACGCCCATGAATGGAGTTTTGGGCATGGCAGAGTTACTTTTACAGACAGAATTGGAAACTAAACCTAAAGAATATGCTCAAACCATTCGCTTGAGCGCCGAACATTTACTCAATATTATTAACGATATTTTAGATTTCTCTAAGCTAGAAGCGGGAGAAATGCATTTAGAACAAGTCAACTTTGACTTACATCAATGTATCGAAGAAGTCTTTGGTTTGCTAGCATCTCAGGTAGAAGCCAAAGGCTTGCAGTTGTCGCATCATCTCGATCGCAAAGTTCCGCAACTCCTCCAAGGCGATCCAGGTAGATTGCGGCAAATTCTCCTTAATTTAGTCGGCAATGCAATTAAATTTACCCATCAAGGTTCAGTTCAACTTAAAACAGAATTTAAAGCCGAGACAGACTCAACCGTCACTGTCTATTTTTCTGTAATCGATACCGGAATTGGGATTGCACAAGCAGAAGTGATTAAACTCTTTAGGTCTTTTTCTCAAGTCGATGCTTCCACCAGTCGGCAGTATGGCGGAACGGGATTAGGTTTGGCAATTTGCAAGCAACTAGTTGTCTTAATGGGGGGTGAAATTGGCGTAGAAAGTGAAGTCAATCGTGGCTCTAATTTCTGGTTCCAAATTGCGTTTAGAAAAGCCTCCAAAGAAATTGAGACTTTACAACGCTCTAGCCTCCCTGAAATCGCACTATCCTTGAAGGAACCTGGATCGATCCATCCTTTAAAGATATTGGTCGCTGAAGATAATTTAATTAATCAAACCGTCACCTTAAACCAATTGCAAATGCTAGGGTATTCTGCGGATTTTGTCAGCAACGGGAAAGAAGCCCTAGATTTACTGCAACACCAGGACTATGATTTAGTGCTGATGGATTGTCAAATGCCCGTCATGGATGGTTACACTACTACCCAAGAACTGCGGCGCTATGAGGGAGATCGACGCCATACTATTGTCATTGCGCTGACAGCCAACGCCATGTTAGCCGATCGCGAAAAGTGCCTAGCGTCGGGTATGGATGATTACCTAAGCAAACCCATTCAACAAGAAGACTTAGCGCGAGCCATCTATCACTGGACGCATAACCCATCCTTAACGCAATTGAGGTCTAATGGTCTTTTAGACAAGGGTTCGCCACCGCTAGCTGAGTCTGACTCAACTTCTTCGCCCTCCAACGCCACAGAAGCCCTATTATCTGGAGAATCTGAGATCTCGCCTATCGATCGCGATCGCCTAGAGCGGATTTCTCGCGGTAAAGTGGCAATTCAGCAGCGTTTGCTCGAAATTTTTCTAGAAAGTGCCACCCAGGATATAGAAGCTTTACAAAGGGCCATTGTCGAGCAAGACTATCTGCAAGTCGAACGCTACGCCCACCGCTTAAAGGGTTCTGCTTCTAATGTAGGCGTTCCGGCACTAGCGGCGATCGCCAATCAGTTAGAAACCAATGCCCGCCAGCAAAATCTGAACTCAGCTTCAGACCAACTCCAGGCGCTACACAGCCTACTCCAACAAGTTGAGGCTTATGTCCCCCGTCTATCCGTTAACTAG
- a CDS encoding chemotaxis response regulator protein-glutamate methylesterase, producing the protein MLRIAIVNDTLIATEALRRVIKSVPDYEIAWTATNGVQAVAQCLQDTPDLVLMDLYMPEMDGVEATRQIMRHSPCAILIVTATVEGHTSMVFNAMGYGALDVVSTPILGFDGYTQGSQDLLSKIATMGKLIGKSTNGLSSAMGSVRSSPISRQCPYLIGIGASTGGPQALATILSQLDPDFAAAIAIVQHVDVRFAPGLVEWLDRQTPLPVELAIAGSQPQVGKVLVAASNDHLIVTPQLQFAYTKEPRDYAYRPSVDVFFKSLAQNWPGKGVGVLLTGMGKDGGQGLNLLKLAGWHTIAQNRQTCVVYGMPKTAIELGAACDILPIADIAGAIAKRLQLHTKR; encoded by the coding sequence ATGCTACGAATTGCGATCGTCAATGATACGCTGATAGCGACTGAGGCTCTACGACGCGTTATCAAATCTGTGCCAGACTATGAGATTGCTTGGACTGCAACCAATGGGGTGCAGGCGGTTGCTCAATGCTTGCAGGATACGCCAGATTTGGTCTTGATGGATCTCTATATGCCGGAAATGGATGGTGTAGAAGCAACCCGTCAAATCATGCGCCATTCTCCCTGTGCCATCCTGATTGTCACCGCCACCGTTGAAGGACATACCTCAATGGTCTTCAATGCAATGGGTTACGGGGCGCTGGATGTGGTGAGTACCCCCATTTTGGGTTTTGACGGCTATACTCAAGGCAGCCAGGACTTACTGAGCAAAATTGCCACAATGGGTAAGCTGATTGGCAAATCGACTAATGGGCTTTCCTCTGCTATGGGTTCGGTGCGATCTTCTCCAATTTCGCGCCAATGCCCGTATCTGATTGGCATTGGTGCATCGACTGGGGGGCCCCAAGCTTTGGCCACCATTTTGTCTCAACTCGACCCAGATTTTGCCGCCGCGATCGCGATCGTCCAACATGTAGATGTGCGGTTTGCACCCGGACTGGTAGAATGGCTGGATCGACAAACCCCTTTACCCGTTGAACTTGCGATCGCCGGATCTCAACCCCAAGTCGGTAAAGTTTTGGTTGCTGCCAGTAACGACCATCTGATTGTGACGCCCCAACTGCAATTTGCCTATACCAAAGAACCTCGCGACTATGCTTATCGCCCTTCGGTCGATGTTTTCTTTAAAAGTCTCGCTCAAAACTGGCCGGGAAAAGGAGTCGGCGTTCTGCTCACCGGGATGGGAAAAGATGGGGGCCAAGGGTTAAATCTCCTAAAACTGGCAGGTTGGCATACCATTGCTCAAAATCGCCAGACTTGTGTGGTTTACGGGATGCCCAAAACAGCGATTGAATTAGGGGCCGCTTGTGACATCTTACCGATTGCCGACATTGCTGGCGCGATCGCGAAGAGGTTACAACTGCATACAAAGCGCTAG